Proteins from a single region of Hordeum vulgare subsp. vulgare chromosome 6H, MorexV3_pseudomolecules_assembly, whole genome shotgun sequence:
- the LOC123404380 gene encoding AT-hook motif nuclear-localized protein 1-like, with amino-acid sequence METAMETPPPAAETRKEPTPAAAAQTVPETKKEPTPPAPAPAPAPAPPPPAPAAVVVAAAARGDGKRKRGRPRKYGPDGGLLRPLNATPISASVPDDSGGGHYTPASAVGAAMKRGRGRPVGFISRAAPVVAVPVTAATPTPAVVVSTPPPPAPVSVAAVAAPTPQHLAPPLGDVVGCASGANFTPHILNVATGEDINMKVISFSQQGPRAICILSANGVISNVTLRQHDSLGGTVTYEGRFELLSLSGSFTPTEKGGTRDRCGGMSVSLAAADGRVIGGGVAGLLVAASPVQVVVGSFLPSYQMEQNGKKPVIEMKTVAAQPTVGFTISSGGDMADSYSGSQARAGKGASAFRVENWTAQPVASAPPAAEARRTPSSEVIKVPVSGG; translated from the exons ATGGAGACAGCGATGGAGACCCCGCCGCCGGCGGCAGAGACCAGAAAGGAGCCGACGCCGGCTGCGGCCGCGCAGACTGTGCCAGAGACCAAAAAGGAGCCGACGccgcctgctcctgctcctgcccctgctcctgctcctcctcctcctgcgccggcggcggtggtggtggcggcagcgGCGAGAGGGGACGGGAAGCGGAAGAGGGGGCGGCCGAGGAAGTACGGGCCGGACGGGGGCCTGCTGCGGCCGCTGAACGCGACGCCGATCTCGGCGTCGGTGCCGGACGACTCCGGCGGGGGGCACTACACGCCCGCGTCCGCCGTGGGGGCCGCCATGAAGCGGGGCCGGGGCCGGCCCGTGGGCTTCATCAGCCGCGCGGCGCCCGTGGTGGCGGTGCCCGTGACGGCCGCCACTCCGACCCCCGCGGTGGTCGTCTCCACGCCGCCTCCCCCCGCGCCCGTgtccgtcgccgccgtcgccgccccgacGCCGCAGCACCTCGCGCCGCCCCTAG GCGATGTGGTAGGGTGTGCTTCCGGTGCGAATTTTACACCACATATCTTGAATGTTGCTACCGGTGAG GATATTAATATGAAGGTTATATCTTTCTCCCAACAAGGTCCAAGGGCAATTTGCATTCTATCTGCCAATGGTGTGATTTCGAATGTTACATTACGTCAGCATGATTCTTTAGGTGGTACAGTGACTTATGAG GGCCGGTTTGAGCTGCTTTCCCTGTCCGGATCTTTCACGCCAACCGAGAAGGGCGGAACCAGAGACCGCTGCGGTGGGATGAGCGTCTCTCTAGCAGCCGCCGATGGCCGCGTCATCGGAGGCGGCGTAGCTGGCCTTCTTGTGGCTGCAAGCCCTGTTCAG GTGGTTGTGGGAAGCTTCCTTCCGAGCTACCAGATGGAGCAGAATGGCAAGAAGCCGGTGATCGAGATGAAGACGGTGGCGGCGCAGCCGACGGTGGGCTTCACCATCTCCAGCGGCGGCGACATGGCGGACTCGTACAGCGGCAGCCAGGCGCGGGCCGGCAAGGGCGCGTCGGCGTTCAGGGTGGAGAACTGGACCGCGCAGCCGGTGGCGTCGGCACCGCCCGCAGCCGAGGCGAGGAGGACGCCGTCGTCGGAGGTAATCAAGGTCCCCGTCTCCGGAGGGTGA